In Agrobacterium sp. RAC06, a single window of DNA contains:
- a CDS encoding DMT family transporter: MTTARPSMTATEWGLLLLLSVIWGGSFFFTGVAVRELPPLTIVAARVGLAALALHAVVRLSGKHMPTSPKIWLGFLGMGLLNNILPFSLIVWAQTHIESGLASILNATTPLFGVVVAHLLTSDEKMTGNRLSGVLVGFAGVAVMIGPSSLSHLGQDLLAQIAILCAALSYAFAGVYGRRFRLWGLSPMVTACGQLTASSVVMLIFAMAFDHPWTLPAPSAATIAAVIAIALISTALAYVIFFRILASAGATNIMLVTFLIPVSAIMLGAVFLGERLDPEDFTGMAIILLGLALIDGRAWPRVRRIATHALDRSGRG; encoded by the coding sequence ATGACTACCGCCCGCCCCTCCATGACCGCCACCGAATGGGGCCTGCTGCTCTTGCTTTCCGTCATCTGGGGCGGATCCTTCTTCTTCACCGGTGTTGCCGTTCGCGAATTGCCGCCGCTCACGATCGTCGCAGCGCGCGTTGGTCTTGCTGCCCTTGCCCTGCACGCCGTGGTGCGCCTCTCCGGAAAACACATGCCGACTTCACCGAAGATCTGGCTCGGCTTTCTCGGCATGGGGCTTCTCAACAACATCCTGCCTTTCAGCCTGATCGTCTGGGCGCAGACCCATATCGAAAGCGGCCTCGCCTCGATCCTGAATGCCACGACGCCCCTGTTCGGCGTGGTTGTGGCGCATCTGCTGACGAGCGACGAGAAGATGACGGGTAACCGCCTCTCAGGCGTGCTTGTGGGCTTTGCCGGCGTTGCCGTGATGATCGGCCCATCTTCGCTGTCCCATCTTGGACAGGATCTGCTCGCACAGATCGCCATCCTCTGCGCCGCTCTCTCCTATGCTTTCGCAGGCGTGTATGGCCGTCGGTTTCGGCTCTGGGGGCTCAGCCCGATGGTCACCGCCTGCGGCCAGCTCACGGCGTCGAGCGTCGTCATGCTGATCTTCGCCATGGCTTTCGATCACCCTTGGACCCTTCCGGCTCCAAGTGCTGCCACCATCGCCGCCGTGATCGCCATCGCGCTCATCTCGACTGCGCTTGCCTATGTCATCTTCTTTCGCATTCTGGCGAGCGCCGGCGCCACCAATATCATGCTGGTGACCTTCCTGATCCCAGTCAGCGCCATCATGCTCGGCGCCGTCTTTCTGGGTGAACGCCTTGATCCGGAGGATTTTACCGGCATGGCGATCATCCTTCTCGGCCTCGCCCTGATCGACGGTCGGGCATGGCCTCGTGTGCGACGCATCGCGA
- a CDS encoding DUF1203 domain-containing protein, which yields MSDLRFLAMPSQQAAAYRQGAPDAYGLAPERRISPGGYPCRHCLGVIAEGEAYLTLAYRPFPTLQPYAETGPVFLHADACPRYEASDVLPPMLESPDYIVRGYGADDRIVYGSGSVVQTEAIIARAQELLASPGIAYLHVRSARNNCYQCRIERGDTAVTDGRRQA from the coding sequence ATGTCCGATCTCCGTTTTCTCGCCATGCCTTCGCAACAGGCCGCAGCCTATCGTCAGGGGGCCCCCGACGCCTATGGGCTCGCGCCCGAGCGTCGCATCTCCCCCGGCGGTTATCCCTGCCGCCATTGCCTAGGCGTCATTGCCGAAGGTGAGGCCTATCTGACGCTCGCCTATCGCCCTTTTCCCACGCTCCAGCCCTATGCCGAGACCGGGCCGGTCTTCCTGCATGCCGATGCCTGCCCGCGCTATGAAGCAAGCGACGTCCTGCCGCCGATGCTGGAAAGCCCCGACTACATCGTGCGCGGCTATGGCGCGGACGACCGGATCGTCTACGGCAGCGGTAGCGTGGTCCAGACAGAGGCCATCATCGCGCGGGCGCAGGAACTGCTCGCCAGTCCAGGGATCGCCTATCTGCATGTCCGATCGGCACGCAATAACTGCTATCAATGCCGGATCGAGCGCGGCGACACGGCAGTGACCGACGGCCGGAGACAAGCATGA
- a CDS encoding DUF4344 domain-containing metallopeptidase produces the protein MLSLKSVTTVMLAFAAAWLFQPTTRVQAEDLTAEQVEEGQQFVVNNAIFILFHEAGHMLVSEFNLPVLGREEDAVDALSSVLLLGAEDEDLYTTMQDAADGWFLLDEANEDGPQEDDFMGTHGLDRQRAYSIVCMMTGANAEFFDEFADSLEFPEDRREECLFEYEKARDSWMSLLAANMKEGAKTRFDVRYEPAGDADLQAFADLLKSAGALETIATVFGEGYNLKDGIKITGTACGVENAFWDPEAREITYCYEMAAFHAGLIANWFENQGSEETSSDDDATGSGDEATSVKLKRKE, from the coding sequence ATGCTGTCGCTCAAGTCCGTCACAACAGTCATGCTGGCCTTCGCTGCAGCATGGCTTTTCCAGCCAACCACGCGTGTTCAGGCAGAAGATTTGACTGCCGAACAGGTGGAGGAAGGCCAGCAATTCGTTGTCAACAATGCCATCTTCATCCTCTTCCACGAGGCCGGCCACATGCTGGTCTCCGAGTTCAATCTGCCGGTGCTCGGACGCGAGGAGGACGCGGTCGATGCGCTCTCCTCTGTGCTATTGCTCGGCGCCGAGGACGAGGATCTCTACACGACCATGCAGGATGCCGCCGATGGCTGGTTCCTGCTCGATGAAGCCAATGAGGATGGTCCGCAGGAAGATGACTTCATGGGCACCCATGGCCTGGATCGCCAGCGTGCCTATTCGATCGTCTGCATGATGACCGGGGCGAATGCGGAGTTCTTCGATGAGTTTGCCGACTCGCTTGAATTTCCCGAGGATCGTCGCGAGGAATGCCTCTTCGAATACGAGAAGGCGCGCGACAGCTGGATGAGCCTGCTCGCTGCCAACATGAAGGAAGGCGCCAAGACCCGCTTCGACGTCCGCTACGAACCGGCGGGTGACGCGGATCTGCAGGCTTTTGCCGATCTGCTGAAGAGCGCTGGCGCTCTGGAGACGATCGCCACCGTCTTCGGCGAGGGCTACAATCTGAAGGACGGCATCAAGATCACCGGCACGGCCTGTGGCGTTGAGAATGCCTTCTGGGATCCAGAGGCGCGCGAAATCACCTACTGCTACGAGATGGCCGCCTTCCATGCCGGTCTCATCGCCAACTGGTTCGAGAACCAGGGCTCAGAGGAGACCTCGAGCGACGACGACGCGACCGGTTCCGGCGATGAGGCGACGTCCGTCAAGCTGAAGAGGAAGGAATGA